The Ostreibacterium oceani region GATTGGCAATGTAGCGCGTGTTTGCCAGCTTGGTAGTGGACACTGGCGCCGCATTGATCACAGCGAAATTCGTAGATTTTAGCCTGTTTCGGATGCATGCTTGCTACGCTGGGATACTAGGGATACTAGGGATACTATAACTGACCACGGAAATTATATCACCTAACGTATCCGTGCTAGCGTTGGCTTGACGGTGAAAATGGCGGCGGAATCGCGTTTGTTTCAAATTCAGACATCATTTCTAGCGCCATCCATTCTTTCATGCCTTTTTTCCAGCACATGGTCTCTGAATTAATGTCATGATTAAGCAGCATATCTTGCACCGTATTTAGTGCCAGTGGCCCTACGCGCTGACCATTGACCATCAAATAATACGTCTTGGGTAATTGCGGAATGACGGGGTCGTTTTCTTGGGTCATTTCTCGTGCCATTTGCATCCCGAGTGCCATACCAACGCCGGCAGAAGCCATATCGCTACCCGAACCGCCTGATTCCATCCCTTTTGCGGCTTGCATCTGCGTATAAGCCCCCAAATCATCACCCAGAATAGTCAAGCCGGTCTTATCATCTAGCACTTGTTGGACTTTTTCAGGTAATGAAATGTTTTCAATATACAATTGACCAATTTCTAAGCCATAAGCCGCAAATTCTGTTGCGGTCGCCTTGGTGACAGAGCTGGCTAACTCGCTGTATTTGCTCGCCAAAGTCGAGATGCTAAATGCTTCGCTGGCCAATTGCTCAGAAAATCGTGCAACCAGTGCTTGAGAGAGGTGTTCGCTGACTTCATCGATTTCAAAATTGCCATCGGTTCCGACCAGTTTTCGAAAAAATACCGCCGCATCGGCGATGCGAATGGTGTAAGACCCAAAAGCACGCAGGCGAATGAGTCCCACCGTCTGGTCTGTTAATGTAATGGCTTGTTTTGTCCCCCATTTTAGGGATAAAAAATCGGTCGTGTTAAAAAAATAAACCTCTGCCTTAAACGGACTTTCAAATCCATGTTGCCAGTGCTGTAGTGACGATAAAACAGGTAGGTTTTCCGTTTTTAATTCATAAATGCCTGGGGTGAATACATCGGCTAGCTGCCCTAAATTAACCAAAATGGCGACCTGCCCTTCTCTGACAGTCAGTTTAGCGCCAAATTTAATTTCATTTCGGTAGCGCGGAAAGCGATACGCCATCGTGCTATCATCGGTTTGTGTCCATTCGATGATATCAACTAACTCACCACCTAGCCAATTCATTAACCCCATGGGTTTTCTCCTGCTATTTTTTTATATTGTGCCAATTACGTCCATTACGCTCATTACGCTCATCACAACAATGTAAGCGATTAAACGAGTAGGCAATTAGGCTTTTTCTGTTGTGCTTGCTGCGGTATTCTCTGTCGCTGCTTCAGGAGCAGCTTGCGATGCTTTGAGCGACGCCGCACGCAGTGCCTGTTTTAGATCACTCTCTGCCTGTGCTAACGTAACAACCGCTTCACTACGCGCTTTTTTGCCCGCTTCGGTTATTTTTAAACTTTCTTCTATGGTTTGAATCAAGGTATCGTTGGCTTTTTTCACCGATTCGATATCAAAAATGCCGCGTTCGATTTGTTCACGTGCCAGCGTATTCGCCTGTTTTAAATTCTCAGCGTTGGCTTCGAGTAAATCGTTGGTTAAATCGCTAGCAGCTTTTAACGTACCTGCCGCCTCATTCGAGCGAAAAATCGTAATCGCTTGCGCCAATTGTTGACGCCACAACGGAATGGTATTGACCAATGTTGAGTTAATTTTGGTGACCAAGCCTTTGTCATTATTTTGTACCATGCGGATACTCGGTAATGACTGCATCACGACCTGGCGCGTTAGCCGCAAATCATGTACGCGACGCGCTAAATCATCGCGTAACGCGCGTAAATCTTTGAGCTTTTGCGCATCCAGCATTTCATCGGAGGTCTCTGCTTGTGTCGCTAAAGCAGGAATATCCACGTCGTCTAATTGTGCCAGTTTGCGTTCCCCTGCATCAATATAAAACTCAAGATTATGAAAATACGCCAAATTAGCATCGTAGAGTTTATCTAGCGATTTGATATCATGCAGTAAAGTTTCTTTGTGTTTCTCAAGGCTGTTGGCAATGGTCTCGACTTGTTCGCCTACCGCGTCATAGCGCTGTTGAAACTTAACAATTGGCTTGGCGCGAAATAGTATCTTGTCCCAAAGTGATTGTTTTTTATTGGGGTTGAGTTTATCCATATCAAAGCCACGCAACACAGAAACCATTTCTGAGAGCATAGCACCTGCAGGCCCTGCGTCTTTACTTTTTACGCCGTTTAACATTTGATCCGAAATTTGTGTGACTTCTTCTTGGGCTTTTGCGCCAAAGTAGATGATATTATTGATAGAAAAATCATCCAAGTCAGCGATTGCCTTGTCTAATTCGGCTTCGTATTCTGCGGCGGGTAGCGCTTCTTTGGCGGGCACCAATGCTTTTGTCGTCACAACAGTGCCTGTTGTATCATTTTCTACAATGGCTTCAACTTCTGCTTGTAGGTTATCTACGGCTATTTTGGTCGTGTCTAGGGTTTCATTCATGGCTAATTTCTCGTCGGTTGTTTTTAAGTGGTGGTATGTATTTATGCAGGCTTTATTTATGCCGGCTACTTATCGTTGGTTATTTTTCGCTTTTTATTTGTTCGTCAAGGACTTCTAATTGTACATCTAGTGTGAGTTTGTCGTCATTTAGCAGCTGAGATTGCTTGCTGGTAAAGGCTTCTTTGGCTTCTGATAGCACGGCAATCAGGCGTTCTCTGAACTCGGTTTCTTTACCATATTTGGCTAGCGCGAGGTACTGTGTCAAAATTTCTTTGATGCGATTGATATAGACATTTAAAAACCGCCTCGCCCTGCCCGCATCACTCGGTGATTTAACCAATAACTGCATAATCTCATGAGACTTATCCAACACGGTTTCGACTTTTTCGATAATGGCAGCGTCTACTGTCGCATCCAATTGGTGCGTCAGCCCTTCGATCGCGCGTAAATCGGCGTAAGCCCCCTCGATTGCTTGTCGAGTGGCTTTGGGCATATCGCCATAATCTGGGGCTTCTTCGATGAATTTTTCGCTAAATCCGTAAGTGAAATAATATCCCACAATCGCACATAAACTCATCAGGAGTATGATAGGCAATCTGGATTTGAGTAGTACCATCAAAAAAAGCAGACCAATAACAAGATAAAGCGCGGCCCAATTACGGTTGTCTTTGATTTTTTTTGGGCGTGCGCGTTTTAAGTTTTCTGCGCGGCGCAGTAGTGTCTTTCTCGTCAAATGTGCAGCGCTGTAAAAGAAAAACAACGCACCTGCGGTCAATGCGACTTTTGGAATATTAAAGGTAATGATAGAAATCAGCAGTTTCAGTACCAGCGGGGCTGGCAAAATATAAAGCAATAACCCGCTAGCGCTAAAGTTAGCGGTATTGGTTTTGGGTTGGTAGGGTTTGGGCACTTTAAGCAAATACTCCCCATAGCGACATAAAGCCGATGGAAATAATTAACAAACTAACCCCCATAAAACGTTTAAAGCCCTCGGGCAACATTCCTTCATCGTGCATTGCTAGTGCCTCTTTTTTCATTGTTCATTGTTCATTGTTTATTACAAACGCGCTAATTAGTTTATGCGTTTGATGCTCAAATTAAAACGGTTAAACGCTAGATTATTATTATACGAAAATAACCGCAAATTCCCAACGATAAAATCTGTGCCATGAAATCATCGCCATGAAATCATCGCCATAAAATCACACCGATAAGGCTTATACCGCTAACCCCCTGCAATCACCTGTAATAGTTGGCGACGCATTCTGACAGGGGGTGTCTTGATTGTCATTAGCGCATCGTTACCAGCTCTTCACCAGTTGTTGGATGGATTGCCAAGGTTTTATCGAAATCTGCTTTTGTCGCGCCCATTTGCACCGCGACGGCAAAACCTTGGATAATCTCATCAACAAAATCACCAATCAAATGCAATCCGATGACGGTTTGCTCGGGGCCTTTGCACACCATTTTGAGGCGTGTTGGGATTTTATTTGTTGCTAACGCGCGTAACAACGGGCTAAAGGTTGCCTGATAAACGGTGACAGCGGACTCGCCAAATTGTGTGTTGGCTTCGGACTCTGTCAGCCCAACGGTGGCAATGGCGGGGTGTGAAAAGATAACCGTAGGTACATAAGTAAAGTCTGCCTTTGCGGTTTTTTGGTCATTGAATAAGCGTTCTGCAAGCTGACGCCCTGCTTCGATAGCAGCAGGTGTCAACGCAGGTTGGTTGGTAATATCACCGATGGCATAAACACCAGGCTGTGTCGTATTTTGATAGGCATCGATAACCACAACACCGTGTTTTCTGAGCTCAACGCCCGTGTTTTCCAAGCCAATATTGCCTGTTAGCGGGCGGCGTCCAGTTGCCCAGAGCAATTGGGTGCAATGCAGTACATTTGCCGGCAAAGACGACTGCGACAAAGTCATCGCTAGTGTGTCATTCGATGTTGATTCAACCTGAGTAATCTCGCACTCGCGATGAATGATGATGCCGTGTTTTTCCATCATATCCATCA contains the following coding sequences:
- a CDS encoding SPFH domain-containing protein, producing MGLMNWLGGELVDIIEWTQTDDSTMAYRFPRYRNEIKFGAKLTVREGQVAILVNLGQLADVFTPGIYELKTENLPVLSSLQHWQHGFESPFKAEVYFFNTTDFLSLKWGTKQAITLTDQTVGLIRLRAFGSYTIRIADAAVFFRKLVGTDGNFEIDEVSEHLSQALVARFSEQLASEAFSISTLASKYSELASSVTKATATEFAAYGLEIGQLYIENISLPEKVQQVLDDKTGLTILGDDLGAYTQMQAAKGMESGGSGSDMASAGVGMALGMQMAREMTQENDPVIPQLPKTYYLMVNGQRVGPLALNTVQDMLLNHDINSETMCWKKGMKEWMALEMMSEFETNAIPPPFSPSSQR
- a CDS encoding toxic anion resistance protein; this translates as MNETLDTTKIAVDNLQAEVEAIVENDTTGTVVTTKALVPAKEALPAAEYEAELDKAIADLDDFSINNIIYFGAKAQEEVTQISDQMLNGVKSKDAGPAGAMLSEMVSVLRGFDMDKLNPNKKQSLWDKILFRAKPIVKFQQRYDAVGEQVETIANSLEKHKETLLHDIKSLDKLYDANLAYFHNLEFYIDAGERKLAQLDDVDIPALATQAETSDEMLDAQKLKDLRALRDDLARRVHDLRLTRQVVMQSLPSIRMVQNNDKGLVTKINSTLVNTIPLWRQQLAQAITIFRSNEAAGTLKAASDLTNDLLEANAENLKQANTLAREQIERGIFDIESVKKANDTLIQTIEESLKITEAGKKARSEAVVTLAQAESDLKQALRAASLKASQAAPEAATENTAASTTEKA
- a CDS encoding 5-bromo-4-chloroindolyl phosphate hydrolysis family protein, which produces MPKPYQPKTNTANFSASGLLLYILPAPLVLKLLISIITFNIPKVALTAGALFFFYSAAHLTRKTLLRRAENLKRARPKKIKDNRNWAALYLVIGLLFLMVLLKSRLPIILLMSLCAIVGYYFTYGFSEKFIEEAPDYGDMPKATRQAIEGAYADLRAIEGLTHQLDATVDAAIIEKVETVLDKSHEIMQLLVKSPSDAGRARRFLNVYINRIKEILTQYLALAKYGKETEFRERLIAVLSEAKEAFTSKQSQLLNDDKLTLDVQLEVLDEQIKSEK
- the gorA gene encoding glutathione-disulfide reductase: MADNTHYDLICIGGGSGGLAAAKRAAEYGAKVLVIEEKKLGGTCVNVGCVPKKIIWHAAQIADFAHLASEYGFTDMPVQLDWSTFVKKRDAFIEKLNGIYAKGLDKSNVEWISGHASFIDNQTIDVDGTRYHANHIIIATGGHPVIPDNIPGATLGMDSDGFFALQTLPKSIAVVGGGYIAVEIAGALNALGVETHLIIRRERVLKEMDTDVTDLLMDMMEKHGIIIHRECEITQVESTSNDTLAMTLSQSSLPANVLHCTQLLWATGRRPLTGNIGLENTGVELRKHGVVVIDAYQNTTQPGVYAIGDITNQPALTPAAIEAGRQLAERLFNDQKTAKADFTYVPTVIFSHPAIATVGLTESEANTQFGESAVTVYQATFSPLLRALATNKIPTRLKMVCKGPEQTVIGLHLIGDFVDEIIQGFAVAVQMGATKADFDKTLAIHPTTGEELVTMR